A genomic window from Bradyrhizobium lupini includes:
- a CDS encoding YbaB/EbfC family nucleoid-associated protein — translation MVDIFGMMKQAQQLQSKMQEMQDQLANVEVEGISGGGLVAVRMTAKMDVKGVKIDPSLMKAEEREVLEDLLVTAFGEARRKAEAAMQEKMQSLTGGLGLPPGLSGLFGQ, via the coding sequence ATGGTCGATATTTTCGGCATGATGAAGCAGGCGCAGCAGCTGCAATCCAAGATGCAGGAGATGCAGGACCAGCTCGCCAACGTCGAGGTCGAGGGCATCTCCGGCGGCGGTCTCGTCGCCGTGCGCATGACCGCGAAGATGGACGTCAAGGGCGTCAAGATCGATCCTTCGCTGATGAAGGCGGAAGAGCGCGAGGTGCTCGAGGATCTGCTCGTCACCGCCTTCGGCGAGGCCCGCCGCAAGGCGGAAGCCGCCATGCAGGAGAAGATGCAGTCGCTCACCGGCGGGCTCGGTCTGCCGCCGGGGCTGTCGGGGCTGTTCGGCCAGTAG
- the recR gene encoding recombination mediator RecR, with amino-acid sequence MGAVAGPEIERLVQLLARLPGLGPRSARRAALHLIKKREALMIPLSSAMQVALEKVQVCKTCGNIDTQSPCTVCTDPRRDPSIIVVVADVADLWALERANATQGRYHVLGATLSPLDGVGPQDLTIEALVARAHEAQVHEVILALNATVDGQTTAHYITDLLQDAKVKVTRLAHGVPVGGELDYLDEGTLSAAMRQRTLF; translated from the coding sequence ATGGGCGCTGTTGCGGGTCCTGAAATCGAGCGGCTGGTCCAGCTTCTCGCGCGGCTGCCGGGCCTCGGTCCGCGCTCGGCGCGGCGCGCCGCGTTGCATCTGATCAAGAAGCGCGAAGCGCTGATGATACCGCTGTCCTCGGCCATGCAGGTCGCGCTCGAGAAGGTCCAGGTCTGCAAGACCTGCGGCAACATCGACACGCAAAGTCCCTGCACGGTCTGCACCGATCCGAGGCGCGACCCCTCGATCATCGTCGTCGTCGCCGACGTTGCCGATCTCTGGGCGCTGGAACGGGCCAATGCCACTCAAGGGCGCTATCACGTGCTGGGTGCGACATTGTCGCCGCTCGACGGCGTCGGCCCGCAGGACCTCACCATCGAGGCGCTGGTCGCGCGCGCGCATGAGGCACAGGTGCATGAGGTCATCCTGGCGCTGAATGCCACCGTCGACGGCCAGACCACGGCACATTACATCACCGACCTGCTTCAGGACGCCAAAGTAAAAGTAACCCGGCTCGCCCATGGTGTGCCGGTCGGCGGCGAGCTTGATTATCTCGATGAAGGTACGCTATCGGCCGCGATGCGGCAGCGCACCCTGTTCTAG
- a CDS encoding transporter substrate-binding domain-containing protein — protein sequence MVTRRDVASIVGLGAIGAATLASPAVAQTADTNESTFARIRRTKKMRIGAVGGGAPYYMKDLSTGQWKGFYVDIAKALAEDMEAELEITETTWGNSVLDLQSNKIDIFFGLNPTPKRALVVDFSVPVFNNAFGILCKKDFKPKSWAELNSPDVKIAVDQGSSHDQVVSRLTPKAQISRLKTADDATAALQTGRVDAQCLITMLSLTVLKKNPSLGQFVLPTPIFATTSNAGFRRETDKTWRDYVNTWIDFNKGLGFIRNAIITNMELVGVTEADIPPGVSL from the coding sequence ATGGTTACACGTCGTGATGTTGCATCGATTGTCGGACTTGGCGCGATTGGCGCGGCGACGCTGGCCTCCCCTGCCGTGGCGCAGACCGCCGATACCAACGAATCGACCTTCGCCCGCATCCGCCGCACCAAGAAGATGCGGATCGGCGCGGTCGGCGGCGGCGCGCCCTATTACATGAAGGATCTTTCGACCGGCCAGTGGAAAGGCTTTTACGTCGACATCGCCAAGGCGCTCGCCGAGGACATGGAGGCCGAGCTCGAGATCACCGAGACCACCTGGGGCAATTCGGTGCTCGACCTCCAGTCCAACAAGATCGACATCTTCTTCGGCCTCAACCCGACCCCGAAGCGCGCGCTGGTGGTCGACTTCTCGGTGCCGGTCTTCAACAACGCCTTCGGCATCCTCTGCAAGAAGGACTTCAAGCCGAAGAGCTGGGCCGAGCTGAACTCGCCCGACGTCAAGATCGCGGTCGACCAGGGCTCCTCGCACGACCAGGTCGTGAGCCGCCTGACGCCGAAGGCGCAGATCTCGCGGCTGAAGACCGCCGACGACGCCACCGCCGCGCTCCAGACCGGCCGCGTCGACGCGCAGTGCCTGATCACCATGCTGTCGCTCACGGTGCTGAAGAAAAATCCCTCGCTGGGCCAGTTCGTGCTGCCGACGCCGATCTTTGCTACCACGTCGAACGCCGGCTTCCGCCGCGAGACCGACAAGACCTGGCGCGACTACGTCAACACCTGGATCGACTTCAACAAAGGCCTCGGCTTCATTCGCAACGCCATCATCACCAACATGGAGCTGGTGGGCGTGACCGAGGCGGACATTCCGCCGGGCGTTTCGCTGTAG
- a CDS encoding DNA polymerase III subunit gamma/tau, protein MTDAGAPPNPESAGRASTPYRVLARKYRPSSFDDLIGQEAVVRTVSNAFETGRIPQAWILTGVRGVGKTTTARILARALNYEMPDGSVKGPTVQMPTLGVHCQAIMESRHMDVLEMDAASHTGVDDVRQINDSVRYAPASARYKVYIIDEVHMLSTAAFNAFLKTLEEPPEHAKFVFATTEIRKVPVTVLSRCQRFDLRRVEADVLMKHLANIAAKENVEIEPEALGIIARAAEGSVRDSLSLLDQAIAHAAGTVKADAVRQMLGLADRTRVIDLFDSLARGDIASAFREFRDQYDVGADPIVVLSDLAEFVNFVTRVKIVPATADNVAYGETERVRARDFASKISMRVLSRMWQMLLKGITEVQAATRPAAAAEMVLVRIAYVADLPTPDEAIKMLEQNGGGSPVVSGGSAARNAPAGPVASAAPVRMPNSSPSSFGGGGARPQMATPAPDPQAATPVLRVTSFTQLVALAGQKRDLLTKGALEGDMRLVRFEEGRLEVALEPNASKTMISDLARKFELWTGRRWTVIVSNEPGQPTLRSVSQAAKQEHARTAEADPRVREVLSRFPGAKVVEVRRLAPEAPESDINADYGSDDPPDGSDGDDL, encoded by the coding sequence ATGACCGACGCTGGCGCCCCTCCCAACCCTGAAAGCGCCGGCCGGGCCAGCACGCCCTACCGGGTGCTGGCGCGGAAATACCGTCCTTCCTCATTCGACGATCTGATCGGCCAGGAAGCCGTGGTCCGCACCGTCTCAAATGCATTCGAGACCGGTCGCATTCCGCAGGCCTGGATCCTCACCGGCGTCCGCGGGGTCGGCAAGACCACCACTGCGCGCATCCTTGCCCGCGCGCTCAACTACGAGATGCCGGATGGCTCGGTGAAGGGCCCGACGGTCCAGATGCCGACGCTCGGCGTGCATTGCCAGGCCATCATGGAAAGCCGGCACATGGACGTGCTGGAGATGGACGCGGCCTCGCACACCGGCGTCGACGACGTCCGTCAGATCAATGACAGCGTCCGCTACGCGCCGGCCAGCGCCCGCTACAAGGTCTACATCATCGACGAAGTCCACATGCTGTCGACGGCGGCGTTCAACGCCTTCCTGAAGACGCTGGAGGAACCGCCGGAGCACGCCAAGTTCGTGTTCGCAACGACCGAGATCCGCAAGGTTCCGGTCACGGTGCTGTCGCGCTGCCAGCGTTTTGACCTGCGCCGCGTCGAGGCCGACGTGCTGATGAAGCATCTGGCCAACATCGCGGCCAAGGAAAACGTCGAGATCGAGCCCGAAGCACTAGGTATCATCGCGCGCGCCGCGGAAGGCTCGGTGCGCGATTCGCTCTCGCTGCTCGATCAGGCGATCGCGCATGCGGCAGGCACCGTGAAGGCCGATGCCGTCAGGCAGATGCTGGGGCTCGCCGACCGCACCCGTGTCATCGATCTTTTCGATTCTCTGGCGCGTGGCGACATCGCGTCCGCGTTTAGGGAGTTCCGCGACCAGTACGACGTCGGCGCCGATCCGATCGTCGTGCTCTCGGATCTCGCCGAATTCGTCAATTTCGTCACCCGCGTGAAGATCGTGCCGGCGACCGCCGACAACGTCGCCTATGGCGAGACCGAGCGCGTGCGCGCGCGGGATTTCGCCTCGAAGATCTCGATGCGCGTGCTGTCGCGGATGTGGCAGATGCTGCTCAAGGGCATCACCGAGGTGCAGGCCGCGACGCGGCCCGCCGCAGCCGCCGAGATGGTGCTGGTGCGCATCGCCTATGTCGCCGACCTGCCGACGCCTGACGAAGCGATCAAGATGCTGGAGCAGAACGGCGGTGGTTCGCCGGTCGTGAGCGGCGGCAGTGCCGCGCGCAACGCGCCGGCCGGGCCGGTGGCGTCCGCGGCTCCCGTTCGCATGCCGAATTCGTCACCGTCCTCGTTCGGCGGCGGTGGTGCTCGTCCGCAGATGGCAACACCCGCGCCGGATCCGCAAGCTGCCACGCCCGTGTTGCGCGTCACGAGCTTCACCCAGCTCGTTGCCCTGGCCGGGCAGAAGCGCGACCTCCTGACCAAGGGCGCGCTCGAAGGCGACATGCGCCTCGTTCGTTTCGAGGAGGGCCGGCTGGAAGTCGCGCTCGAGCCGAACGCCTCCAAGACCATGATTTCCGATCTCGCGCGAAAATTCGAGCTCTGGACCGGGCGCCGCTGGACCGTGATCGTCTCCAACGAGCCGGGCCAGCCGACGCTGCGCTCGGTAAGCCAGGCGGCCAAGCAGGAACATGCGCGCACCGCCGAGGCCGATCCGCGCGTGCGCGAGGTGCTGTCGCGGTTTCCGGGTGCGAAGGTCGTCGAGGTCCGCAGGCTTGCCCCCGAGGCGCCGGAATCCGATATTAACGCCGACTATGGCAGTGACGATCCGCCCGACGGTTCCGACGGCGACGATCTCTAG
- a CDS encoding MFS transporter, with translation MTAPDATSPAGPGTAPTSWRDSLAVYLQPRVLIVLFLGFSSGLPLALSGSTLLVWMRESGVDLKTIGLFALVGTPYTLKFLWAPLVDAMHVPLFTRAFGRRRGWLLFSQLLLIAAILLLALTDPARSPFYVALGALLVATASSTQDIVVDAFRVESLPESEQAAGMASYVAAYRIGMLVSTAGALFIVSGFESTGITRTSAWMWGYVVMAAMVLIGTITALVATEPEQSLRAEAATQTQTALARVLHAAIGAFSEFLTRKDALAALAFVVLFKFTDAFSGTMTAPFVIDLGFSRNDYAAIVKGVGLAATLIGGFAGGFVARRYSLATSLWIGGVVQALANLSFSWLAFVGTSQWALAFAITCENFTSAIGTVIFVAYLSALCQNPLHTATQYALLTALAAVGRTYLSSGAGFVADTTGWPLFFVICMLVAIPSLVLLAWLQKRGHFDALGPVRV, from the coding sequence ATGACCGCACCCGACGCGACGTCCCCTGCCGGCCCCGGCACGGCCCCCACCTCCTGGCGTGACAGCCTTGCCGTTTACCTGCAGCCGCGGGTGCTGATCGTGCTGTTCCTCGGTTTCTCGTCCGGGCTGCCGCTGGCGCTGTCGGGCTCGACGCTGCTGGTGTGGATGCGGGAATCCGGCGTCGATCTCAAGACCATCGGGCTGTTTGCGCTGGTCGGCACGCCCTACACGCTGAAATTCCTTTGGGCGCCGCTGGTCGATGCGATGCATGTGCCGCTGTTCACGCGCGCCTTCGGGCGGCGCCGCGGCTGGCTGCTGTTCTCGCAATTGCTGCTGATCGCAGCCATCCTGCTGCTGGCGCTGACCGATCCCGCGCGCTCGCCGTTCTACGTCGCGCTCGGCGCATTGCTGGTGGCGACGGCCTCGTCGACGCAGGACATCGTGGTCGACGCCTTCCGCGTCGAGAGCCTGCCGGAGAGCGAGCAGGCCGCCGGCATGGCGTCCTATGTCGCGGCCTATCGCATCGGCATGCTGGTCTCGACCGCCGGCGCGCTGTTCATCGTCTCCGGCTTCGAGAGCACCGGCATCACCCGCACGTCCGCCTGGATGTGGGGCTATGTGGTGATGGCGGCGATGGTCCTGATCGGGACGATCACGGCGCTGGTCGCGACCGAGCCCGAGCAGTCATTGCGGGCGGAAGCCGCGACGCAGACGCAGACCGCGCTCGCGCGCGTGCTGCACGCGGCAATCGGTGCCTTCTCGGAATTCCTGACGCGCAAGGACGCGCTTGCGGCACTCGCCTTCGTCGTGCTGTTCAAGTTCACCGACGCCTTCTCCGGCACGATGACCGCGCCGTTCGTGATCGACCTCGGCTTCTCCCGCAACGACTATGCGGCGATCGTGAAGGGCGTGGGCCTTGCTGCGACTCTGATCGGCGGCTTTGCCGGCGGCTTCGTCGCGCGGCGCTATTCGCTCGCGACCAGCCTCTGGATCGGCGGCGTGGTGCAGGCGCTCGCGAACCTCTCCTTCTCCTGGCTGGCCTTCGTCGGCACCAGCCAATGGGCGCTCGCCTTCGCCATCACCTGTGAGAACTTCACCAGCGCCATCGGCACGGTGATCTTCGTCGCCTATCTTTCGGCGCTCTGCCAGAACCCGCTGCACACGGCGACGCAATATGCGCTGCTCACCGCGCTTGCCGCAGTGGGGCGGACCTATCTCTCGTCAGGCGCCGGCTTCGTGGCTGATACCACCGGCTGGCCGCTGTTCTTCGTGATCTGCATGCTGGTGGCGATCCCGAGCCTGGTGCTGCTGGCCTGGTTGCAGAAGCGCGGGCATTTTGATGCGCTGGGGCCGGTGCGGGTTTAA